A genomic segment from Alistipes senegalensis JC50 encodes:
- a CDS encoding glycoside hydrolase family 76 protein has protein sequence MLFPKRPAFALFFCAVLVSGSAAAQRGEYAARATAMLDSLYTYYSVPGTRLLRENYPDDGAYKATYLAGESAANEFSYLWPFSGTLSAVAALVETEGWERFGPLLDSVVLPGLREYADDRRRPFAYASYIRSAPASDRFYDDNIWLGIDFADLYAATRQRRFLDEAERIWLFVASGTDDRLGGGIYWCEQKKGSKNTCSNAPGAVLALKLYLATGREEYLEQGRALYEWTRKRLLDRSDDLYFDNISLKGAVNKAKFSYNSGQMIQAGALLHRITGKKRYLAEAQQTAAACLTHFFRPVHKPGGGSVRILRRDKIWFDAVMLRGFIELSREDGRQTGLDAFRQTLDHAWTCSRDCRGLLADWSGRGREGRKWLLSQAALAEMFARMADVAE, from the coding sequence ATGTTGTTTCCCAAACGCCCGGCTTTCGCCCTCTTTTTCTGCGCCGTCCTGGTTTCAGGTTCCGCTGCTGCGCAGCGGGGCGAATATGCCGCACGCGCCACGGCGATGCTCGATTCGCTCTATACCTATTATTCCGTCCCCGGGACCCGGCTCCTCCGGGAGAACTATCCCGACGACGGCGCCTATAAGGCGACCTACCTCGCCGGCGAATCCGCAGCCAACGAATTTTCCTACCTCTGGCCGTTTTCGGGAACGCTGTCGGCCGTTGCGGCCCTCGTCGAAACGGAGGGCTGGGAGCGTTTCGGGCCTTTGCTCGACTCGGTGGTCCTGCCCGGGCTGCGGGAGTATGCCGACGACCGGCGACGACCTTTCGCCTATGCCTCCTATATCCGTTCCGCTCCGGCTTCGGACCGTTTCTACGACGACAATATCTGGCTCGGGATCGACTTCGCCGATCTCTACGCCGCAACCCGCCAGCGGCGTTTTCTCGACGAAGCGGAGCGCATCTGGCTCTTCGTTGCCAGCGGGACCGACGACCGGCTGGGCGGCGGCATCTATTGGTGCGAGCAGAAAAAAGGGTCGAAAAATACCTGTTCGAACGCTCCCGGGGCCGTTTTGGCCCTGAAACTCTATCTGGCGACGGGCCGGGAGGAGTATCTCGAACAGGGGCGGGCGCTCTACGAATGGACGCGCAAGAGGCTTCTCGACCGTTCCGACGACCTCTATTTCGACAACATCTCGCTGAAAGGGGCGGTCAACAAGGCCAAATTCTCCTACAACAGCGGTCAGATGATCCAGGCGGGCGCCCTGCTTCACCGCATCACCGGCAAAAAACGTTATCTCGCCGAAGCGCAGCAGACCGCCGCGGCCTGCCTGACCCATTTTTTCCGGCCCGTTCACAAACCGGGCGGCGGTTCCGTCCGGATTCTGCGGCGCGATAAAATCTGGTTCGATGCGGTGATGCTGCGCGGATTCATCGAACTCAGCCGTGAAGACGGCCGTCAGACCGGTCTGGATGCCTTTCGTCAGACGCTGGACCATGCGTGGACCTGCTCCCGCGACTGCCGGGGCCTTCTGGCTGATTGGAGCGGCCGCGGCCGCGAGGGGCGCAAGTGGCTTCTGTCGCAGGCTGCGCTGGCCGAGATGTTCGCCCGGATGGCGGATGTCGCCGAATAA
- a CDS encoding glycoside hydrolase family 125 protein: MKKNSKLLILTAVSVFCIGAQSHASAELLIPADATRLSARPACYSKTNRPPESERLFKSAAVEAEIARVKSVLTNSKLAWMFENCFPNTLDTTVRYRKDDDGKDDTVVYTGDIHAMWLRDSGAQVWPYLQLANRDEHLRGMLAGVIRRQMKCIELDPYANAFLDPYDPNPDHQWMKDKTQMRPELHERKWEIDSLCYPLRLAYEYWKVTGDTSVFDEHWLAAVRNILRTFREQQRKEGVGPYTFRRRTERQLDTVCNDGKGNPVKPVGLIASVFRPSDDATTFLFLVPSNFFAVTSLRKASEILTKVNGEKKLAAECTALASEVETALRKYAVCDYPDFGKIYAFEVDGYGNRFLMDDANVPSLLAMPYLGDMDVKDPIYQNTRRFVWSTSNPYFFRGTAGEGIGGPHVGYDMAWPMSIMMKAFTSTDDAKIKRCVEMLMTTDAGTGFMHESFDVNDPNKFTRSWFAWQNTLFGELILKLVNEGKTDLLNSITVQ, from the coding sequence ATGAAGAAAAACTCAAAACTGCTGATTTTGACTGCCGTATCGGTGTTTTGCATCGGGGCGCAGTCGCATGCTTCCGCTGAGCTGCTCATTCCCGCCGACGCTACCCGGTTGTCGGCCCGGCCAGCCTGCTATTCGAAGACGAACCGGCCCCCGGAGTCGGAGCGCCTGTTCAAATCCGCCGCCGTCGAAGCGGAAATCGCGCGCGTGAAAAGCGTCCTGACCAACTCGAAGCTGGCTTGGATGTTCGAAAACTGTTTTCCGAATACGCTGGACACGACGGTTCGCTACCGCAAGGACGACGACGGCAAAGACGATACGGTGGTCTATACGGGCGACATCCACGCCATGTGGCTCCGGGACTCGGGTGCGCAGGTGTGGCCCTATCTCCAGCTTGCGAACCGCGATGAACATCTGCGCGGCATGCTCGCGGGCGTCATTCGCCGTCAAATGAAATGTATCGAGCTCGATCCCTACGCCAATGCTTTTCTGGACCCCTACGACCCTAATCCGGACCACCAGTGGATGAAGGACAAGACGCAAATGCGTCCCGAGCTTCACGAACGGAAGTGGGAGATCGACTCGCTGTGCTACCCGCTTCGCCTGGCGTATGAGTATTGGAAGGTGACGGGCGACACTTCGGTTTTCGACGAGCATTGGCTCGCCGCCGTGCGGAATATCCTGCGCACGTTCCGCGAGCAGCAGCGCAAGGAGGGCGTGGGGCCCTATACGTTCCGGCGCCGTACGGAGCGGCAGTTGGATACGGTCTGCAACGACGGCAAGGGCAATCCGGTGAAGCCGGTGGGGCTGATCGCCTCGGTTTTCCGCCCTTCGGACGACGCTACGACGTTTCTGTTCCTGGTTCCCTCGAACTTTTTCGCCGTAACGTCGCTGCGCAAGGCGTCCGAAATCCTGACGAAGGTGAACGGGGAGAAGAAACTGGCCGCCGAATGTACGGCTCTTGCCTCGGAGGTCGAGACGGCGCTCCGGAAGTATGCCGTCTGCGACTATCCGGATTTCGGTAAAATCTATGCTTTCGAGGTTGACGGCTACGGCAACCGCTTCCTGATGGACGACGCGAACGTTCCGAGTCTGCTGGCCATGCCTTATCTGGGCGATATGGACGTGAAGGACCCGATTTATCAGAACACCCGCCGCTTCGTGTGGAGCACGTCGAATCCCTATTTCTTCCGCGGTACGGCGGGCGAGGGCATCGGAGGACCGCATGTCGGTTACGACATGGCCTGGCCGATGAGTATCATGATGAAGGCTTTCACCTCGACGGACGACGCGAAGATCAAACGCTGTGTCGAAATGCTGATGACGACCGACGCCGGGACGGGCTTCATGCACGAATCGTTCGATGTGAACGACCCGAACAAGTTCACGCGCTCGTGGTTCGCATGGCAGAACACGCTGTTCGGGGAGCTGATCCTCAAACTGGTGAATGAAGGCAAAACCGACCTGCTGAACAGCATCACGGTGCAATAG